The genomic region GGTCGATGGGCTGTGGGCTTGGAATGAAACAACAAAACTGGAGTTTGTCGGATGAAAACAAAAATAGGATTGCTCGCCGCGTGCGCGGCGCTTACATTGGGCGTCATGAACCTCTCACAGGCCGCTGACAGCCGGGAGCTGAAAGCTGATAGCTTTTTCTTCACCGGCAAACCCTATGTGGTCGAGCTGGGCGCGTATAGTTTCCAGTTCCGGAATTACAACCCCGAGCTGCAGCGCTGGACCACCGCCGATCCCTCCGGCTTCCCCGATGGAGCGAATAATTATGGGTATGCGCCAATACCTACCAACTCAATGGATTTATATGGACTGGAGACAAGATGGATTTATGGCACTGCCGTTTTGAATACAAACTGGACTGAAAAGGAACATTTTCAATTCTTTGGCAATACATCATATTCAGTTAGTGTAAATTTCCCCTGGGGCGTTAGCGCATCAGTAAATGTGTCACCTGGATGGTTTTGGATGCAAGATAGTGGCGCTGCCACCAAGCTTGTCGAGGGATGTTATGCCACCGAGGCGAAATTGCCCGGCCCTGAGTGGCATTGGATTCCTGAAACAATTACAGAGGTTTCTAGAGAAATTAGTCCTGTACGGTATATTGGCGAGTATTCGATAGGTGAGGATTCATACCGTGGAGCACTGATCGTTACACAAGTACAATGGAAGCGTGAAGCCGAGGAATAAAATGAAATCAATACCTAATTATGTAATAGCGCCATTTCTTTTTGCCTCATTTATTGCTTTAATAATGGCTTGCGGCCAGGAGTCAAGCCATCCAAATACAGGTGAGGTGGCAGCGCTAAATTTGTTGCCAGAATCAAGTATTCCAAGTGAACGTGGTTTGAATGCCAGAGCGCATGATTATTATAATACTTTGGCAAAAAATAATTATGAAAAAGCTCTAAAATTCATGAATCCCGACATCCATAAAATGTCAATAATGAAGGAAGCGCTAGTGGACTGGCTTTTGAAGATTAAAATGGTGGATGGGATGATATCTGGATGGCATCTGGTATCTTGTGATCAAGATCGAATGTCGCAAGGTTCAAAAATAGATAATAAATCGATTTATCTTAAAATCATGTTTTCGATTCAAAAGCCGAGCAGATTCAGCAAAACGCAAGTCAAATCAATGCAGGGTTTCGTGTTATATAATCAAGTGTACATGGATAAGTGGGATTATTCGATCTCTGATAATCAATGGTATGTGACCCCGGAATGGTTTTGCAGAATGAGTGCGGATGAAATTGCTAGTGCCAAAGGCATTACATTTCCAATTGTAGATGGTAAGATCATCAAGTATGAGGATGTCTTTCTAAAGAATAGATGATTTTGCCTGGTAAGCACGTCAGTTTTTGATCAAGACAGGCATAACGTGGTCAATTTATGCAATATAACTCAAAATTGATCTGAAACCCATCAAAAGTATATTCAAGTTATGGTTGACTCTACCTTAGTGACAGCCATTGCAATACCTGGGACGCCCCTTTACTATTCGAACAGTACGGATAATGGCTCTCTAACGTTGAGTGCCTCAACAGAATGGTATGAATAAAATAACACTTTATGATTCTCGCATAGATATAAAAACGAGATTTTGGAATATTATTAGAAACAATCAATTATTTGAGGGAAATTAAGGAAAGAAACAAAAGCATGATTACTATATTAAGATTTCTACCTGTGCTCTGCGTCGTTTGGGGGTTTTGGCTGTTAGTATCACTTGGCTTGTCCTTCGTGGGCAGCGTTGAGAGAAGGAGGAAATTTAGAGAGCTGTTTGTATACAGCGCCATATTTGGGATTGGCGTACTGATTTTGATTGTGATTGTAGTTGCGATTGTTTGATTGAGACTAGATACACAGCTTTTAGCAGTGTTGATTGGATTTTTTACTTCAGAAGAGCATTTGTGAGTAAGATAATGAGAATTCTGAAAATTATTGGCATTGCCATCTCATGCTTTATACGCATTTCGATCATCCTGTTTTTATTTAGAACGTTTGTAAAATATCTAGGCCAAACTCAAGCTCCATCCCCATCACCCGCCTCGGAAGTATATTGGCTCAGCGGCAGCGCCGACAAGCCCTCCAGCGGGCGGCGGATTTCGAACAGGCCCGGCACGACCTGTTCCTTCCCGGCATAGGCGCAGCGCAGCATCTCGATCTTGGCGTCCAGGTTGTCGATATGATGCAACAACCAGCCCTCGGGTGTACGCGGCGTGACGGGCGAACCAAACTCGCGCGAACCGTGGTGCGAGGCGATCAAGTGCAGGAGATGATCGCGCAGCACGTCGGAAGGCGGGCTGACCGCTTCGCCAAACAATTCCGGATGCTGTTCCTTCGCCTGGTTCCAATATTTGTTGACGACTTCGATGCCGATGGAGATGTGCCCGATGAGCTCGCCGGTCCGGTTGGGTTTTGAAACAAAGCCTTTTTCCGGGTAATCGTTTTCCCACAATTTCCCAACATCATGAAACAGCACGCCGCAGTAGAGCAGGTCGGGCGTCACCTCGGGATACAGCGGCGCCAGCGCCACCGCGCAACGCAGCATCTGGCTGGTATGCTCCAACAGGCCGCCGCGCCGGGCGTGATGATAATTCCGGGCCGCGGCAGCGCGGCGCCATTTCTTTTCGTTGGATTCAAGGGCGAGCGAGGCGACCTCTTTCAGTCTTGAATCCTTCAAGCCGGAAACAATTCCGAGCAGATAGTTCCAGTTTTCCTGGTTCTGCTTCAACACCTCGGGCGAGCCGGCAAGAAAGAGCTCCATCTCGGCATCGGTCAAATGGCGCAGGGCCGGGCGATTCACATTCAAGCCGTAGGCATTGACAAAAAAGCGCCCGCTCAACTCACAGGAATCGCCTTCCTTGAGGTCGCGGCATACGGCAAAGGCTTCGGTCTCCGACCAAATCTTGAAGCGCGCCTTGCCCTGGCCGTCCACCACTTCGAGATCGTAAAACGGTTTGTCGTTTTGCGTACGGCCCAGCCGGGCATGTTCGATTTGGATCCAGATCTTTTCTGAAATTTCCTCCCCGCCTGCCGCCAATTGTTTTGTCAGGTCTGAGAGTGTCTGCATTCCAAAAGTAAAGCGATTTAAAAACGGGCTGGCAAGATCAAGTGACGCCAAAGAAAAGTCAGAGAAAGCAGAGGTCGGGAAGGCTATGGCAGACACGCAAGTTCCAAGTTCGCGCTCGGCGAATCCGTCCTTTGCCGGATTTGTAAGTTTTAAGCCAGCGATTCCCCATCCGTGTTTATCCGCGTTCATCCGCGGTTCTGTTCAATTTTCTGAATTCTTAATTCTGGCTTCTCAGCAGGAAAAATCGTTCATGTCAAAAGCTTGCCCATGATCCATTCATCCACATACGCATTGCCCAGGATGCGCGACTGCCGTTTGACGCCCTCCCGTTCGTACCCGAGATTTTCATAAAACGCGATGGCTTCCTGGTTTGTGGAAAGCACGGTTAGTTCCAGCCGGTGCAGCGGCACCTCGCGGGCCCAGAATTCCAACTGTCCCATCAATGCCCGCCCAAACCCCTTCCGCCGAAAATCCTTCAGGATTTCCATAACGACAATCGCCGTGGCGGTATCGATGTGAAATTCACCCCCCAGAGCCATGGCATAACCCGCCAGATCATCGCCCGAAAACGCCAGCAGGAAACTTCGGTTGGGGGCCTGTTGCATCCAGCGAATTTGTTCCGCCTGATCTTCGGCGGTCGCAAGGGTTTCCCCGGGCAAAAACTGGCTTTCGTCACGCTCCTGCTCGATGGTTCTCATCAGGGCCAGGACCGCTTCGGCATCCGTCTCCTCGGCCGGGCGTATGGTCATGAAACTAACTTGCCAAAAATAGGGAAAATAAACCAACGCGAAATCATTGTTAGCTTTGGTTATTAACGGATTTCCGTGGAATTCACCGGGATCGCCCGCGGGGGATTCATGGCGAGTTGAGGAATCGTGTTTGCCGACGACTCTTGTTTGAAGACCCGCCCGAATCCGACAAATTGCGCCCGGCGTACGGTGTCGCCCCAGAAATTTTTCACCCCGCCCATGTTCGCGTTCGGGTCAAATTCATAAATGTCCACCCCGCCGGATCGCGTCAGCTCGCCGCGCGCGCGCGTGGCGGAACCCACCATTTTGGGCGTTCCATCGGCGGTCCGGCCGAGATAGATCATGACATGCGTGATCGGCGGGCGGCGGTCGATGTCATAAGTCCACTCCCAAAAAAGCAGGTCACCGGAGCGGAGCTGGGCGAGCAGGGCGTCGCGGTCCACCTTACCATCAGCGAAGCGCGGCGCGTAGGTGATTTTCCCGGCCAGTTTGAGGTCGTAATATTGGTCAGAAGCCACGCGTGGAAGCTTGATGCCGAAGACGCTCCAATAAATGTAACGGGCTGTATTGGAGCAATCCATCATCCAAGCCTCCTGGCTTTGGGGAGGGACCCAGTTCTCGCTGTAAGCGATGTGTTGATGCGTCAGTTCGCGGACCTTATCCACGAGCAAGGTATGCTGGGCTGGGCTCAACTGCGCGGAAGCAGGAAGAACCAGTCCGAACAAAACAAAAATGGCGACGCAGACCCTCATTTTTACTTATTATATAGTAAAAAATACTCCGGTCAAATAGTTCCAGCTCAGTTTTGACTTGAACAATAAAGTCGTTCCAAAATTGCTGCGTAAGTCCTTCATAATCAACAAGACCATTTTCGCCCCAGAAAATAAAGTCTGTCAATATTGACTTAAGTATCTGA from Candidatus Methylacidiphilales bacterium harbors:
- a CDS encoding HD domain-containing protein, with product MQTLSDLTKQLAAGGEEISEKIWIQIEHARLGRTQNDKPFYDLEVVDGQGKARFKIWSETEAFAVCRDLKEGDSCELSGRFFVNAYGLNVNRPALRHLTDAEMELFLAGSPEVLKQNQENWNYLLGIVSGLKDSRLKEVASLALESNEKKWRRAAAARNYHHARRGGLLEHTSQMLRCAVALAPLYPEVTPDLLYCGVLFHDVGKLWENDYPEKGFVSKPNRTGELIGHISIGIEVVNKYWNQAKEQHPELFGEAVSPPSDVLRDHLLHLIASHHGSREFGSPVTPRTPEGWLLHHIDNLDAKIEMLRCAYAGKEQVVPGLFEIRRPLEGLSALPLSQYTSEAGDGDGA
- a CDS encoding GNAT family N-acetyltransferase, which produces MTIRPAEETDAEAVLALMRTIEQERDESQFLPGETLATAEDQAEQIRWMQQAPNRSFLLAFSGDDLAGYAMALGGEFHIDTATAIVVMEILKDFRRKGFGRALMGQLEFWAREVPLHRLELTVLSTNQEAIAFYENLGYEREGVKRQSRILGNAYVDEWIMGKLLT
- a CDS encoding NlpC/P60 family protein, which codes for MRVCVAIFVLFGLVLPASAQLSPAQHTLLVDKVRELTHQHIAYSENWVPPQSQEAWMMDCSNTARYIYWSVFGIKLPRVASDQYYDLKLAGKITYAPRFADGKVDRDALLAQLRSGDLLFWEWTYDIDRRPPITHVMIYLGRTADGTPKMVGSATRARGELTRSGGVDIYEFDPNANMGGVKNFWGDTVRRAQFVGFGRVFKQESSANTIPQLAMNPPRAIPVNSTEIR